In Vicugna pacos unplaced genomic scaffold, VicPac4 scaffold_18, whole genome shotgun sequence, a single genomic region encodes these proteins:
- the LOC140692876 gene encoding heat shock transcription factor, Y-linked-like, with product MLFEMAHISSEIQDVPPKDGPTDSGNPGRSLSCDQTFSGDLDLRCMIEENAFQTLSEKSLIKRPCYTHCVLEPDEDNDFRSLTFPRKLWKMAGSDQFKSIWWDDNGTSIVIDEDVFKKEVLERKAPFRIFETGSMKSLVRQLNLYGFSKVRQKCQRSACLVDFLAEEKEASVLSKLQFYHNPNFKRGCPQLLVRIKRRVGIKNASLVSLLARDFNKKHFKGGSNVDKNNSDFVADTSGESAFLPSADLNMPLIRKPSIGHIICGKTTPLRGDFSPPSSTSVRPPENIAVEQLAILNQLTTVHGHSQSSYTEANGHVVNFITTTTSTSQYSILSPLQSNYFGLMDQNRL from the exons atgttatttgagatggcacatatttcttcagaaattcaagatgtgcctcctaaagatggaccaactgattcaggaaaccccggtagatctctatcgtgtgatcaaacattctctggggacttggacttgaggtgtatgattgaagaaaatgcttttcagactttgtctgaaaaatccttgataaaaagaccatgttacacacattgtgtcttggaaccagatgaagataatgattttcgttctctgacatttccaagaaaactctggaaaatggctgggagtgaccaatttaaatccatctggtgggatgataacggaacttccatagttattgatgaagatgtctttaagaaggaagttttggaaagaaaggcccctttcagaatatttgaaactggaagtatgaaaagtttagttagacagcttaacctttatgggtttagtaaagtgcggcagaaatgtcaaagatctgcttgtctagttgactttctggcagaagaaaaagaagcctctgttttaagcaag ctgcagttctaccataatccaaattttaaacgaggctgtcctcagcttttagtgagaataaaaagaagagttgggattaaaaatgcctctctggtgtctttattggctcgagatttcaacaagaagcactttaaaggaggaagtaatgttgataaaaataattctgattttgtggctgacactagtggagaaagtgcatttttaccttctgcagatttaaacatgcctctaataagaaagccctctattgGCCACATAATTTGTGGTAAAACTACCCcgctcagaggtgatttttctcctccatcatcaacgtcagttagaccaccagaaaatattgcagtggaacaactagctattttaaatcagttgaccactgtccacgggcactctcaaagcagctacactgaagcaaatggccatgttgtgaacttcattacaactacaacttctacttctcaataCAGCATTTTGTCCCCcctacagagcaattattttggactgatg gACCAGAaccgcctttga